The following proteins are co-located in the Lepidochelys kempii isolate rLepKem1 chromosome 28, rLepKem1.hap2, whole genome shotgun sequence genome:
- the LOC140904129 gene encoding zinc finger protein 707-like, whose protein sequence is MSMFRSSSSQPATGRSRGREMAAEEPVQAVAVYFTREEGALRDPAQRALYRDVMQETYENVTSLGFPVSKPDVISQLEQGEEPWVPHQQGSEKRAILRGPCTAGDGMVSENEEQNPKQEDAEQVESPRALAQRSNVNVSRSREQESACKSQH, encoded by the exons ATGTCCATGTTTCGCTCCAGCTCATCCCAGCCTGCTACAGGACGGTCGCggggaagggaaatggctgcagaggagccagttCAG gcggtggctgtgtatttcaccagggaagagggggctctgcgggaccccgctcagagagccctctacagagacgtcatgcaggagacctatgagaatgtgacctcgctgg ggtttccagtttcgaAACCTGACGtgatctcccagctggaacaaGGGGAGGAGCCGTGGGTCCCACATCAGCAGGGCTCAGAGAAAAGGGCGATCCTGAGAGGTCCCTGCACAG caggtgatgggatggtgagtgagaatGAGGAGCAGAATCCAAAGCAGGAAGATGCGGAGCAAGTGGAATCACCCAGGGCATTAGCACAAAGATCTAATGTGAATGTGTCCAGGAGTCGTGAGCAGGAAAGTGCCTGCAAGAGTCAGCAC